A DNA window from Macadamia integrifolia cultivar HAES 741 chromosome 4, SCU_Mint_v3, whole genome shotgun sequence contains the following coding sequences:
- the LOC122075719 gene encoding probable 6-phosphogluconolactonase 2 codes for MALSGGPKDGGELRIHENVDELATDLADYIAELSEISVKERGFFAIALSGGSLISLMGKLCEAPYNKTVDWAKWYIFWADERVVAKNHADSNYKLAKDGLLSKVPFVPGHVYSINDSLSAEEAANEYAFVLRQLVKTRTVGVSEISDCPKFDLILLGMGPDGHVASLFPNHTALEEKDEWVTFITDSPKPPPERITFTLPVINSASNVVVVVTGENKAEAVHLVIDDVGPECPVLPARMVCPTNGKLVWFLDRAAASELEASQCTK; via the exons ATGGCCCTGTCTGGGGGTCCGAAGGATGGAGGGGAACTGAGAATTCATGAAAATGTGGATGAGCTTGCCACCGATTTGGCTGACTACATAGCTGAATTATCTGAGATATCAGTGAAGGAGAGGGGATTCTTTGCCATTGCCTTATCTGGTGGTTCTCTCATCAGCTTGATGGG GAAACTATGTGAAGCTCCTTATAACAAGACTGTAGACTGGGCAAAATGGTATATATTTTGGGCTGATGAGCGTGTAGTGGCAAAGAATCATGCAGATAGTAATTATAAACTAGCCAAGGATGGGCTTTTGTCCAAG GTTCCATTTGTCCCTGGTCATGTATACTCTATCAACGATTCCTTGTCAGCTGAGGAGGCTGCCAACGAGTACGCGTTTGTCCTCAGGCAGCTAGTGAAGACCCGCACAGTTGGTGTGTCTGAGATCAGTGACTGTCCCAAGTTTGATCTCATCCTTCTTGGGATGGGCCCTGATGGGCATGTTGCTTCTCTCTTCCCAAACCACACAGCACTTGAAGAGAAAGATGAGTGGGTCACCTTCATCACTGATTCCCCAAAACCCCCACCTGAGAGAATTACTTTCACTTTGCCTGTGATCAATTCGGCATCCAATGTTGTGGTGGTAGTGACAGGAGAAAACAAGGCAGAGGCTGTACACTTGGTGATTGATGATGTGGGGCCTGAATGCCCCGTGCTGCCGGCCCGAATGGTCTGCCCAACAAATGGGAAGTTGGTATGGTTTTTGGACAGGGCAGCTGCCTCTGAACTAGAGGCTTCTCAGTGCACAAAGTAG